A stretch of DNA from Oryzomicrobium terrae:
CTGCTGCGCCGCTCCTTCGGCGTGAGCACCTACGAGCGCCTGCTGCGCAGCTTCCACGAACTGGGGCTGACCCCCAACGTGGCCCTCTACAGTTCCGACGTGTCCCTGCTGCTGGAGTTGATGCGCCGGGGTTTTGCCGGCATCGCCGTGGTGCCCGAGTCCGAGGCGGGGGACATGGGCGAGGACTACTGGATCCGCCCCCTGGAGGCGGATCTGCCGGACTACCACCTGTCCCTGGTGTGCCGCAGCGGCGAGCAGGATGCGGCCCTGGTGGAACGGCTGCTGGCCTTCTGGGCCGATTGACCCGGCTGCACCGCAGCGCCAGCGCAAGGGGGAGGGCGCCCGAAGAGGGCCTGAGCGTATCTGGATGCGTCCGGCCCGGAGCACCGGGATCGGCCGCCGCGCCGCGACGCCCGGGGCGGCCGCCTTACGCCGCCGGGTCCGGAGCGTCGGGAAACGTCAGGGTGAAGCGCAGCCGCGACCCGGTTTGCGCCACCTGGGCCTGCCCGCCGTGCAGGGCCATGATCGAGCGCACGATCGCCAGGCCCAGGCCACTGGAGCGCGCCGAATCGGAGCGGGCCGTGTCGGCGCGATAAAAGCGGTCGAACAGGCGGGCGAGTACCGCCTCGGGCAGCGGCGCACCGTCGTTTTCCACCGCAAGGTGCCAGACGCTTCCGTCGTGGCGCGCCGAGAGCTCGATGGTGCTGCCCGGCGTGGCGTGGCGCACCGCATTGGCCACCAGGTTGCCCAGGGCGCGGCGCAGCAGGGCCGGATCGGCGCGCAGGGTGCCGTCGCCCCGGGTGCGGATGGTCACCCCCCGCTCCTCGGCCAAGCCCTCGAAGTACTCGGCCTGCCGTGTCAGCTCGGCGGCGATCGACAGGGGCTGCCTGTCGAGGGCCTGTCCGGCGTGATCGGCCCGGGCGAGGAACAGCATGTTGTCGATCATGCGCGCCAGCCGTTCCAGTTCCTCGATGTTGGATTCCAGCAGCGCCTGGTAGTCGCTTTCCGCCCGGGGGCGGGCGAGCATCACCTGGCTCTGGCCGAGCAGGTTGCCCACCGGGGTGCGGAATTCGTGGGCCAGGTCGGCGGCGAACTGGGACAGGCGCGCAAAGCCGTCTTCGAGGCGGGCCAGCATGGTGTTCAGCGCCGTGGCCAGGCGGGCGATCTCGGGCGGGGCGTCCCGGGCGTCGAGCCGGGTGGACAGGCGGTTGACGGTGATGTCCCCGGCGACACGGCTCAAGCGGCGCAGCGGCGCCAGGGCGCGCCACACCACCCCGGCGGCGAGCAGGGCGGCCAGCGCGGCGGCCAGGGCGGCGGCCAGGCCGATGCGCCAGCGGTAGGCGGCCAGCAGCGCGGCCCGGTCCGGGTAGGCCCGGGCCACCGTGACGACCACCGGCCGGCCGTCGGGCTGCCCCAGCCGGGCCACGCCGGCCACCGCCGCGGCGGGGCTGCTGTCCCGGGTGTGCCAGCGCACCAGGGCGGCGGGGGCCGGCTCCTCGTTTTCGGCCAGGGGGGCGGGGCTGGGCAGGGCCTCGCGGCGCGGGTTGATGGTCAGCAGGACCTCGCCGTCCAGGGCGCGCACGTCGATCAGGGCGTTGCTCTCGCCGCTCATCGTGTCGCGCAGGTACTGGGGGCGCGTCAGCAGCAGCTCGGGGGTGGCCGCGTCGGCGAGCTGCTGGCGCAGTTGGCGCAGCTTGCCGAGCAGTTGCACGTCGTCGCGCCATTCGAGCTGGCCGGCGAAGGAGTGGTAGAGGTAAAAGCCCAGGCCGCTGCTGGCGACGGCGACCACCGCGGCGAACAAGAGCGCCAGCCGGACGCTCAGGGACAGGCGGGGCGTCACGGGCGCCATTCGCACACGTAGCCCATGCCGCGCACCGCGTGGATCAGGCGCCCCGGCACCGGGTCGCCGATCTTTTGCCGCAGGCGCCGGATCGCCACGTCCACCACGTTGGTGTCGCTGTCGAAGTTCATGTCCCACACCTGGGAGGCGATCTGGCTGCGGGAGAGCACCTCGCCCTGGCGGC
This window harbors:
- a CDS encoding heavy metal sensor histidine kinase — translated: MTPRLSLSVRLALLFAAVVAVASSGLGFYLYHSFAGQLEWRDDVQLLGKLRQLRQQLADAATPELLLTRPQYLRDTMSGESNALIDVRALDGEVLLTINPRREALPSPAPLAENEEPAPAALVRWHTRDSSPAAAVAGVARLGQPDGRPVVVTVARAYPDRAALLAAYRWRIGLAAALAAALAALLAAGVVWRALAPLRRLSRVAGDITVNRLSTRLDARDAPPEIARLATALNTMLARLEDGFARLSQFAADLAHEFRTPVGNLLGQSQVMLARPRAESDYQALLESNIEELERLARMIDNMLFLARADHAGQALDRQPLSIAAELTRQAEYFEGLAEERGVTIRTRGDGTLRADPALLRRALGNLVANAVRHATPGSTIELSARHDGSVWHLAVENDGAPLPEAVLARLFDRFYRADTARSDSARSSGLGLAIVRSIMALHGGQAQVAQTGSRLRFTLTFPDAPDPAA